Proteins encoded within one genomic window of Flavobacterium sp. NG2:
- a CDS encoding type II toxin-antitoxin system RelE/ParE family toxin: protein MYNYKLSFEAEEDIIRIFEYGLGRFGLQQANKYYDMLFDCFDRIASNPFLFPVVVNFKNAERFCVCGVDTIYYNINKEEVEIITIIGRQNY, encoded by the coding sequence AAGCTGTCATTTGAAGCAGAAGAAGATATAATACGCATATTTGAGTACGGTTTGGGTAGATTTGGTCTGCAACAAGCCAATAAATATTATGATATGCTGTTTGATTGTTTTGACAGAATCGCATCAAATCCATTTTTATTTCCAGTAGTAGTAAATTTTAAAAATGCAGAACGATTTTGTGTTTGTGGAGTGGATACCATTTATTATAACATCAATAAAGAAGAAGTAGAAATTATCACCATAATAGGAAGACAAAATTACTAG